The Polycladomyces zharkentensis genome segment CATAATCAAATGAAATCCGTTCCAACGCCTGTCGGGCGATGGTTCCCACTTCGCCCGGCAACAGTGGCCGAAAGTAGATTTCCATGCAACGGGAGCGGAGCGCCGGCGGCAATTCTTCCGGGGTTCGCGTGGTCGCCCCGACCAACCGAAAGTCCGCAGGCAGCCCGTTTTGAAAGATATCGTGGATGTAACCGGGCGTCTGGGGATCTTCGGAATTATAATAGGCACTTTCCAAAAACACCTTGCGGTCTTCCAGCACCTTGAGCAATTTGTTCATCTGCACCGGATGCAATTCACCGATTTCATCGATAAACAAAATGCCGCCATGCGCTTTGGTTACCGCACCCGGTTTGGGTTGGGGGATACCCGCCATCCCCATCGGACCCGCTCCCTGGTAAATGGGATCATGTACAGAACCGATAATGGGATCGGCAATCCCGCGCTCGTCGAATCGGGCAGTCGTGGCATCCATCTCCACAAATTTGGATTCGGATGTAAACGGGGACAGCGGATTCCGCTTGGCCACCTCCATAACCACACGTGCGGCAGCGGTCTTGCCTACACCTGGCGGACCGTAAATGATCACATGTTGGGGATTGGGTCCGCATAGCGCCGCTTGAAGTGCGCGAAGTCCCTCCGATTGTCCCACGATATCCTCAAATCGCGCCGGTCTGGTCTTTTCCGCCAATGGTTCGGTTAAGGAAATCATTCGCATCTTGCGGAGCTTTTCCACTTCCTTGCGCGATTCCCGATCCACCGCAGACCGACTGGTCTGTTGGTTACGGAGCAGGTTCCAAAAATAAACCCCGATTACAACCGAAAAAAACACTTGCAAGATCATCAATAAGACAGTCCAGTTCAACCTGATCCCCCCGTCGCAGCCTGTCCAAGGGCGCCTGGCGCCCCGTGATTCGTTCATAGTATGGCCGCAAAACGGTGGGGATAGTCACCTTAAAACGAGCACCTGCATCGGAGACAGCGGCTCACCTTCTCCAGCCCGCTCCGGCTTCACCTGGCCGGCTTATTTACCTTTGCACCTTGCAAGCACCATGTTAGGCGTGTCTTGATAAATC includes the following:
- the lonB gene encoding ATP-dependent protease LonB translates to MNWTVLLMILQVFFSVVIGVYFWNLLRNQQTSRSAVDRESRKEVEKLRKMRMISLTEPLAEKTRPARFEDIVGQSEGLRALQAALCGPNPQHVIIYGPPGVGKTAAARVVMEVAKRNPLSPFTSESKFVEMDATTARFDERGIADPIIGSVHDPIYQGAGPMGMAGIPQPKPGAVTKAHGGILFIDEIGELHPVQMNKLLKVLEDRKVFLESAYYNSEDPQTPGYIHDIFQNGLPADFRLVGATTRTPEELPPALRSRCMEIYFRPLLPGEVGTIARQALERISFDYEPEAIQVIQKYATNGREAVNMVQTAVGLAMTDQRTKVLTSDVEWVAHNSQLAPRPELKVPPSPQIGLANGLAVYGPNMGTLLEVEVTAIPAEEKGQGSLRITGVVDEEELGSSARRLRRKSMAHGSVENVLTVLRKTDVNPYNYHLHINFPGGIPLDGPSAGVTMATAIYSAIKKIPVDNRLAMTGELSIHGRVKPVGGVVAKVEAARQAGASRVLIPADNMQALFREMEGIEVIPVERLEEVLAHALKMSERNEDPSVSGTRLFSPSPAPLMSSPLKPEGESRGNV